Proteins from one Methanofastidiosum sp. genomic window:
- a CDS encoding tRNA (guanine(10)-N(2))-dimethyltransferase, which produces MELCEFTEGKAKIEVPKFEKVTAKTPVFYNPKMAFSRDISVSVMNTIKLKESGKVIDGLSGSGIRGIRYILESNSDVYFNDHNPAATRLIEKNLKLNSLEALITKSDFNHVYGKFEVVDIDPFGSPVRFLDGAFRILKNDSYLFLTATDTSALTGAHVSSCKRKYDSKPLKCSFTHELAVRILIGKVARNAAKYNLAVRPLLSYTKEHFIRAYFEVKYGKERTNKTLDNLGFAINCKCGFREVTDSYIPVCPSCGEKISFSHPIWTSSIKDTKFVSDCVKEYESKEFLSNKPLELLKVVDGEIDVPLFYDIHELSHIYKVKIPKTEEMIKKLKELGFDASATHFSPVSVKTNADIKDVLRCING; this is translated from the coding sequence ATGGAGTTATGCGAATTCACTGAAGGCAAGGCCAAAATAGAGGTCCCAAAATTTGAAAAGGTCACTGCGAAGACTCCAGTTTTTTACAACCCTAAAATGGCATTTTCAAGAGATATCTCTGTCTCAGTTATGAATACAATCAAGCTAAAAGAATCGGGCAAAGTAATTGACGGCCTTTCAGGTTCTGGTATAAGGGGTATCCGGTATATCCTAGAATCAAATTCAGATGTTTATTTCAATGACCATAATCCTGCAGCGACAAGACTTATTGAAAAAAATCTTAAGTTAAATTCACTAGAAGCGCTAATAACAAAATCAGATTTTAACCACGTATACGGGAAGTTTGAAGTTGTCGATATTGACCCTTTTGGCTCTCCTGTAAGATTTCTAGATGGGGCATTTAGGATACTAAAAAATGATTCCTACCTATTCCTAACTGCAACAGATACTTCTGCATTGACAGGTGCCCATGTATCTTCATGCAAAAGAAAGTACGATTCAAAACCATTGAAATGCAGTTTTACTCATGAGCTTGCAGTAAGGATACTTATTGGAAAAGTCGCTAGGAATGCAGCAAAATACAATCTAGCGGTAAGGCCATTATTATCCTATACTAAAGAACATTTTATCAGAGCTTATTTTGAAGTTAAATATGGAAAGGAGCGAACAAACAAAACGTTGGATAATCTTGGATTTGCAATAAACTGCAAATGTGGGTTCAGAGAGGTTACGGATTCTTATATTCCAGTTTGCCCAAGCTGTGGTGAAAAAATATCTTTTTCACACCCAATATGGACATCAAGTATAAAGGATACGAAGTTTGTTAGTGATTGCGTTAAGGAATATGAATCAAAAGAATTCCTAAGTAATAAACCGCTAGAACTATTGAAAGTAGTTGATGGCGAAATTGATGTGCCTCTATTTTATGACATTCACGAGCTTTCCCATATTTATAAGGTCAAAATCCCAAAGACAGAAGAAATGATTAAAAAGTTAAAAGAGTTGGGATTTGATGCGTCGGCCACCCATTTCTCCCCAGTGTCTGTTAAAACAAATGCCGATATTAAGGATGTGTTGAGGTGCATAAATGGATAA
- a CDS encoding glutaredoxin family protein, whose protein sequence is MELTFEHVNGEKKGDVKLYALSTCVWCGKTKDLLKELGVDFNFVFVDLLQGDTKQYAIDEVKKYNKNCSFPTLVINNDKVIVGFKEAEIKEALS, encoded by the coding sequence ATGGAATTAACTTTCGAACATGTCAATGGGGAAAAGAAGGGAGATGTAAAACTATATGCACTCAGTACTTGCGTTTGGTGTGGGAAAACAAAAGATCTTTTAAAGGAATTAGGAGTTGACTTCAATTTTGTTTTTGTCGATTTATTACAAGGAGATACAAAGCAATACGCCATAGACGAAGTAAAAAAATACAACAAAAATTGCTCATTCCCAACACTTGTAATTAACAATGATAAGGTTATAGTTGGATTCAAAGAGGCCGAGATAAAGGAGGCTTTATCTTAA
- a CDS encoding ferredoxin:glutaredoxin reductase: protein MPEERINKLYDKLKKDAEAGGYHLNSDIDFTKKLVRGLIVNEDRYGYQACPCRISSGVKQEDLDIICPCDYRDPDLDEHGTCYCALYVSQDILNGKKELGSIPERRPPEEERKKMTEGKVETISTLKYPVWRCKVCGYLCARDEPPEVCPICKVKKDRFERFL from the coding sequence ATGCCTGAAGAGAGAATTAACAAATTATATGACAAATTAAAAAAGGATGCAGAAGCAGGTGGCTATCACTTAAATTCAGATATAGACTTTACAAAAAAACTTGTAAGGGGGCTCATAGTAAACGAGGACAGATATGGCTACCAAGCTTGCCCTTGCAGAATTTCTAGTGGCGTAAAGCAAGAGGATCTTGATATAATATGTCCCTGCGATTACAGAGATCCAGATCTTGATGAGCATGGAACTTGTTACTGCGCACTGTATGTTTCACAAGATATTTTGAATGGAAAGAAAGAACTAGGTTCTATTCCTGAAAGAAGACCTCCGGAAGAAGAAAGAAAAAAAATGACAGAGGGCAAAGTTGAAACTATAAGCACTTTGAAATATCCCGTCTGGCGATGTAAAGTATGCGGTTACTTATGCGCTAGAGATGAGCCGCCTGAAGTTTGTCCAATATGCAAAGTCAAGAAAGATAGATTTGAAAGATTTTTATAA